TTTTCCCTGTTCTGTGACTCACAGAATAGTAAGTACTCTAGTATTCTTTAGCTCTAATTATTTCGTAAAAAATCTATATAATTTTCTTCGTCTTCAAAAATATAACCAGTCCATTGTTTCACTATTTCACCCTCTTTATTTACTATCATAGTATGTGGAGTGTTTTTAAGATTAAATACTGATTTTGCTTCATTACTTATATCTGTGTATATATCAAATTGCCAATTTTTTGAAGCAATCACTCTTTTTGCATTGGCTAAACGGCGAGCATCACTTATAGCAATCGCTATTACTTTTATTTCAGTTTCTGCTTTCCATTCTTCATATTTACTATTTATTG
The Bernardetia sp. genome window above contains:
- a CDS encoding peroxiredoxin family protein, with the protein product MKKLTIFLIVLLFSSFSFQEKKIPSYTITTLDGEEKDLKNVLNQNGYSIIVFWKAWSSPDKLELDAINSKYEEWKAETEIKVIAIAISDARRLANAKRVIASKNWQFDIYTDISNEAKSVFNLKNTPHTMIVNKEGEIVKQWTGYIFEDEENYIDFLRNN